Within Haloferax volcanii DS2, the genomic segment CCACACGACACATTCGACAATCTAGACCCACTCGACACGGTGGTCACAAGGTTTAATGTGGTTGACTATTATGCCTTAAACAGAGGTTGGCACAGAACCCATGAAGCTTTTCAATACTGACACAGAGACACAGGTATTCCGCAACCGCGACTCGTTACAGGATGATTATGTTCCTGACGAGTTAGCGGGAGATACCCGAGACGACGAGATGCAACAGCTGGCAACTGCCTTACAACCAATCATCACCGGAGATCAGCCGGACAACGTACTCGTCCGTGGCCCGAACGGGTCTGGAAAGACCGCTGCTGTTCGAGTCGTGCTCAATATCTTGGACTATGAAATTGAGTCAATTGAGGGCGTGAACTTCTCCTACGTCATCGTCAACGGGTCCCAGCACAATACGGGGTATCAGCTCACCCGCGACCTCGCAAATAAACTTCACCCTGATACCGACTTCCGACAGGGGCACTCATACTCCGCTCTGTTGAACGCAGTCGCTGAGGGTATCAAGGACCTCGACGGAGCAGTCGTTGTCGCTATCGACGAACTGAGCGACATTGACGATGTTGACAAGCTGCTCTACCTCCTGACTCGCTCGTCTTCGAATGATGCTTTGGCAGGGAAGCAGATGGGTGTCGTTGCGACGACGACCGATGCATCGTTTAAGAACGAACTGTCCCCGCACGTGAAGTCAACCATCGGAAAGCGGACGGTGAAGTTCGACGCTTACACCTCGAACCAACTGCGTGAGGTGCTGAACCATCGTGTTGAAAAAGCGTTTGCTGAGGGGTCCGTCGACGAATCGGCAATCAGTCTGTGCGCGGCACTTGCTACCCAACAAGGAGGTGACGCGCGGTTTGCGCTCGACCTGCTCAAATACGGTGGGGACATAGCAAACCGGGGTGATGGGAGGGTGACAGAGACGGAGATCAACCAAGCAAATGATATGTGGGCGAGAGAGCACGTTGATAGCATCGTCTCTGATTTCTCTCTTAAAGAGAGACAAGTCCTGTGCGCGTATATGGAACTCCGCGAAGTCGCTGACGTCACCTCCCCACGGACTGCCCAGATTGTTCGACGATACCAGACGCTCGCAGGTCGTTCGAAATCGGCAGAAGTGGTAAGTGACCGAACAGTTGCTCGATACCTTCAGTCACTCGTTGACGAGGGTCTACTTCGCAGTACCCTTCATCAAGACAAAGAAGGGACGTGGAGAGAATATGAGCCGGCTTTTGATTCAATTCACTACTTAGACGCGCTTCGGTCTGACGTGGACCGGGATAAAATCGCACCGCATGAGGATTTGGTGTCTATGATTAAACAGTAAATCAGAAATAGGCCTAAGTGTGAATCAAATTTCAAATTAATCCTACATCACTTCAATTCTCGCGTCTTCGCTGTCCATCATCTGCAAATATTTTTACCTCTCACTTTCTTACGGTAGATTGGAGAGCAATCTCCAAGGGGGAGCGTTGGGTTCTGTGCCAAGATTCTCATCCGCTCCTCCTTTAAAACTGAAGGGCGCGGTCTTCTGTTCTGTTACAATATAAATAACACCACCGAGTAATAACGAAACGACGTTACTATTTTATATTTGGTGGGGTGAATTATGAGTAGACAATGACAGCAGATGAAAAAGCGAGCGATGAACTTGGTGAAGCCGGGCGTGGATACATTACGCCAACTGAGGAGTCGGTTCTCGTCGACGGCGTCACTAGGTCCGGCGAGGAGGCGGAACGTGACTACGTTCGAGTCGTTGAATCGCGTATCCGAAGTCGGCTGGAACGCCGCTTAGAATCCGACCTCGACATACTCGCGAGCAATATGCCCGATGAGTATGACGAGTTTGTAGAGACTGTTCGTGAACACTCGCTGGAGACTGGCCGCGAGTGGCGTGGTGGATTGAAACCCCTGAACGACGAGATGGTTCGACAGGCTGTCACCGCTCGTGCTGCGTCTGAGAGTGGTGTTGATGCTGATGAGGTGGATGCGGTCCTCGATGCGGTCATTGAGACGCTTGCACAGTTCAACGCGAAAGATGGCGATGGATCTGAGTAATAGGGATACCCGCTGAGATTACGACTGTTTTCACCGATAAGACTGCCCGAGGAGTTTTTTGCTGCTCTGTTGAATAGTTGTGTCTTCGTAGGGCAAATCATCTGTTGAATAGCCGAGGCGAGTGATCGTCGGCTTGGATTAGTTTCATTCCTGCTCAAGAGCGCTATTCAACACAGCACTTTGAGCAGGTTTGAGAGTAGCATAGATCACTAACTTTTCGTCCTGCTCGTGCCTTATCTAGACAGTGCCATTAACTCTATAATGTCCCAATCATAAACATGTAATGTGGCACGAAAGAACGAAAAAGTGACACGAAGGAAAGCCCTCCAAATGATTGGCGCTGCTGGTTTCACATCTGGTATAGTTGGCACCGCTAGTGCCGAAGAACCTACAGTTGGGCTCCCAACTGGTAAAACAGTCCCTGAATCAAACGTAAAGCTGACAAACCAAAATAAAAGAGGAACAGGAAAGGCCAAACAACGCCCACCAAAACGCCCTCCTCGACCTAAAAGAACCTCTTCGATTCCTGATTCACCAACTAAGCAGGCTCAAGATCGAACAAAGCCGGATACAAATACGAATCAGTGGCTCGCATATGTAGGTGATACATATTTCAATGGCACATATGGGAGTATGTACGCCGATTGGACTGTTCCTTCAAAACCAGATAAATACGGTGATGTACTTGATCCAACTATGTATTATTTCTCTTCTTTGATTAATTGCCTTGGAATTTGTGACAAACGAATTATTATACAGCCGGTATTGCAATTTAATCGATTTACTCAAGGAGAATGGGAAATTGCTGCTTGGTGGGTAGAAGATAACAATACTGGTGAGCACAGCACCCCAATTACCGTTGATGTTGGAGACGAGCTATCTGGAGCAATTGTAAAACAAGACAACGGCGAGTGGTATATTGATATAATCAATAAGACTACTGGTGAGTATACCTATCTCTATTCGCCAAATTATGATGATAGGACATTCGACAAGGCTACGCTTACTTTGGAAGCGAATAATTACACACAAGACCAAGATTGTGCCAAGTTGCCTGGACAAACCACATTCTCATCTGTAGATCTTTACGATCTGAATGATGACTCCCAATCTCCAGAATGGGACAAAACGAAGTATCAGTACCTCACAAAGCATCCTCGCCTAGCTGTCTCTGAAGCCTGAATTCTGTGGCCGAGCGGTTGCATTGGCGGTTTCGACGAGAGAATCATGGACGGATCGGCGGAGAGCCGTCGCTGTCGGCGGCGGCTGCCGCCGACGCGACAGCGTCGCCACTCCCACCGTTGGCTAGCCCGGTCGGGAGTTACCGGTGGAACCGGTCGTCCGGTGGCCGGTTCGCGGGGACGGCCCGACGCGTCGCGAGGGCCGTCCACGCTGCCCGTCGGATCATGTTGATGAACTCCTTGAATGGCCACTGCCAGAGGCGACGCCCGCCTCGGCGGGGCGTCGCCACGTACTCCCAGTGCAGATACCGCCACACGTTCTGTAACAGCAAGCTCACCACGACGTACAGCAGCCGTACAACCGGATTTTGTGTCGAGGTCGTCGCGATACTTTGTTCAGAGAGTCGATAGCTTGCCTCGATACCGAAGCGTTTCGCGTAGTGGTATCGAGCGTCTCGTGGTGAGTCGATGAACGGCGCGTCAGCGGCGTAGCCGTGACGCGCCACGCCATGTTCGTCGTACCGTCCGTTCTGGTAGGTACAGTCGATGTAGACGGGAAACTCGACGGTCCAGCTGTGACCGTCGAGTCTCGCCGTCAGACTGTGCTGAATCACGCGACTCCACCCTTCCGAGAGTTCTCGCTTGATCGTCCGTCCCCAGCGGACGATCGGCATGACGTACGCGTGGTTGTGCGCCTGAAGCAGCGTCAAACACTTGCTGTCGTAGAATTCGCGGTCAAGATAGACGGCCTTGACACCGAGGTCAAGGCCGTCGAGAATACCGAGGAACTCTGCGAGGACACTGCTGGCGGTGTCGCCGTCTTCGAGACGGCGCACCGCCAGCGTGTAGCGTTTGTTCTTCACGCGTGCGTACAGCGTCGCGTACGCGTGGAACGCGGTGGTTCCACGCTTCGCTTGTGAGTGATACAGGCCGTCCGTGTCGTCTTCGTCACCATAGTAGGGCCGCAGGTGGAGGTCTGCGCAGACCTCCACCTGCTGGGGAAGGACGTCGAGAACGTCTTTCTGGAGGAGCATGTTGCCAACCTGTTCGAGCGTTTCTAGATCGAATTTAGTGCGGAGATGGTAGAGAACGGAGTTTTCGTGGGGTGCATCTTCGCTTCTCTCACAGAGCGTTGAGACCGAGGTCCCGTCGGCGCAGGCGCCGACGAGGACCTCGTAGATGTCTTCAGCATCGAGTTCAGCGTTTTCAGCGAGTGAGAGAGCAACTTCCTCGTCAAGAGAGTTGACGAGGAAGTTAAGGAGCTGGTCCTCGTGGATTTCATCGTCTGCTTGCTGTGGTTGCTTGGACACATCTTCAGCAAGCAGACGTCTCAACTAACAGGCTTTGTGATGTACTGAGAATACGAGAACGGCCCAGACCGTACACGCGAACTCGGGAGCGTGTTCGAGATGTTCGTCGTGGCGGGCGACCTTCGCGACGACACCTCGGATGACCGCGACGACGACGAGCAGACCATCATCGAAGAACTGCGCGAGGACGTCGCGGAGACAGCAGAGTCGAACGACGACGGGGTCGTCTCAGGCGACTCGACGCTCAGTGCGGAACGCGCCCGCATGGTGCGTGAAGCAGAGCAGACGCGCGAACAGATCCTCGGACTCGACGACGCCATCAGCGCGGTCTACGGCCCCGGTGACTCAAACACGTACACCGCCGTCGTCGACGAGGACAGCACGTTCTCACCGACCGTCGACCGCGTCGTCCACGCGCTCGTTGACGACGGATTTTACCACCTCAATACGCGCCCGTTCGAGGAAGACAACACGGTCGACATTACCGTTGAGGACGTTCCCGAGGACGCATCCCGTGGTGACGAGTTCGCCGACGGCGCTGTGACGGCGAACGCTCGCGGGTGCGACGTCACGACGCGCGACGACCAGGAGGCGAGCGACGACGTGCACCGCTACGTCCGCTACGAAGACCACCGAGGAGAGTGGCATACCGTCGGCTTCCCATCTGCTACTGACGCTCTCAAATGGGCCGATGAGTGGCCCTACGACGTGGAATACCACAGCGACGAACACCGCCACAACGGGCCGGTCCATCGTCCCGAGGACGTGACAGCGACCGACTCGAACACCTAAACGAAACCGGGCTTGTCCGCGGTGAGGACGCCCCCGGCTCACCAACTGCGATGAATCCAGTTTCGAGGCTTTTCCCGAGAAGATCAGACAGGAGCGTGATGTCAGTCGCCGCAGTAGTCCAGTGTTCAGCGTACCGACGCCCACATCGATGACGGTTACAGCGTCTGTTCGATCCACTCGCACCACGAGTGGAAGTCCTTCGCGCCGCATTGGTCGGCGATAGACCTGAGAGTCCCAATCTTGAGTTCGTCGTGCTGCGGCACGTCGACGTTTCGGACTTCTCCCGTCTCAGGATGCTCGTATCGGAGCCGAACGTGGCTTCCATGGCGGGATTTCGGGACGTATCCGTACTTCGTGAGTGCTTTGGTGACCTCGCGGCCAGAGAACGTCCTCCGTACCATCTACTGCATAAAGTCGGGCAGTTCGCGGTTCTCGAACTCGTCGGGGTCGAGGCCGAGTTCTTCGAGGTCATCGTCGGTGATGGGCTCACCACCACCCTCGTGGAGAACGAGAACCTCCGCAAGCTGCGAAAGTGCTTCTGCTCGGGTGTCGCCACCACGTGCGAGACCAGTCTCGGTATCGCGGGCGGTGATACTCCCGTCGTCTTCGCGGATGAACTCGACCCCCTCAAAGTCGTCGTCACCGTTGCGAGTCGCACTTGCCATACTAAACTCGAATCGGTCTCAGAGGATAAGCGTTCGGACGGTGAAGAACCGTGCAGACACCTTCTCAATTCCGCCCACACGGTTACCTTCGAATGTAGCTCTTCAAAACCGAAAAAGGGCGATGGATGTCGTTACTCGCGGTGGAGGATGATGGTCTTGCGGTCGGTCTGGACGGTCGCGACCTTCCAGTCAGTCTGCTCAACAGCACCAAACACCGCGTCGATGAGTCTCTGATGGTTCATCGACGGAACCGCACCGTACTCGAAGAACGCTTCATCTGCGTTGTGGAATCCGAGGAACTCATGGACGGACTTGGAGAGCGAACGTTCGACAGAGTCGACGAGATCAGCTCGAGGGTCGACGGTATTCTGGAGTGCGGTGCCTGCGTCGGAACGGCTGTTATCTGCTGCCATCACGTCTATTACTTAGGCTGCCGTAATATAAAACCAACGCCATTTCGTTAAAACTGCATGGCGTAACTATTATTATGTTGGGAGTGTATGTAGTAGATGTGATGGCAGCAGAAGCCGACAAGTCAGGTAAGACTATTTCAAACCGAGCCAACGCACCGTTCAACCCTGCTGACGACGCCGCGGAGATGTTTGTTATCCCTGAGTCATGGGCGGAACACGGCTCGCATCCCGACCTGCATACCGACCTCGGTGAGTCGCGGTTCTTCGCAACGCGCGTCGTTTCCCACCCGGACCACGACGAGATTTTGGTGCGCTATTACTCGGCTGCGAAGCGGTCAACGGTAACACGCGGCTACGAGGCTGTGGAAGTTGATGGGTCGCTTGTTCCGAAGGTCGTCGTCGAGAAGGGGCCTAAGTGGTTCCGAGCGTCGATTAGTCACAGTCACCGCCGTGCGCACGACCTAGACTCTCGTGTCGATACGAACATCGTCGCAGACAGATACGGTGACGCCGCGGTCCACGGTGTGTTTAGGACCGAGGATGTTCTCTAACTGACGACACGGGCCGATCTTTCTTTCGACACACCTCAGTAGATACTCACCAGTACAGCCCACTACGGGCTGAATTTGTACATATACGTTTTCA encodes:
- a CDS encoding ISH3 family transposase codes for the protein MSKQPQQADDEIHEDQLLNFLVNSLDEEVALSLAENAELDAEDIYEVLVGACADGTSVSTLCERSEDAPHENSVLYHLRTKFDLETLEQVGNMLLQKDVLDVLPQQVEVCADLHLRPYYGDEDDTDGLYHSQAKRGTTAFHAYATLYARVKNKRYTLAVRRLEDGDTASSVLAEFLGILDGLDLGVKAVYLDREFYDSKCLTLLQAHNHAYVMPIVRWGRTIKRELSEGWSRVIQHSLTARLDGHSWTVEFPVYIDCTYQNGRYDEHGVARHGYAADAPFIDSPRDARYHYAKRFGIEASYRLSEQSIATTSTQNPVVRLLYVVVSLLLQNVWRYLHWEYVATPRRGGRRLWQWPFKEFINMIRRAAWTALATRRAVPANRPPDDRFHR
- a CDS encoding type II toxin-antitoxin system HicA family toxin — translated: MVRRTFSGREVTKALTKYGYVPKSRHGSHVRLRYEHPETGEVRNVDVPQHDELKIGTLRSIADQCGAKDFHSWCEWIEQTL
- a CDS encoding Cdc6/Cdc18 family protein, with product MKLFNTDTETQVFRNRDSLQDDYVPDELAGDTRDDEMQQLATALQPIITGDQPDNVLVRGPNGSGKTAAVRVVLNILDYEIESIEGVNFSYVIVNGSQHNTGYQLTRDLANKLHPDTDFRQGHSYSALLNAVAEGIKDLDGAVVVAIDELSDIDDVDKLLYLLTRSSSNDALAGKQMGVVATTTDASFKNELSPHVKSTIGKRTVKFDAYTSNQLREVLNHRVEKAFAEGSVDESAISLCAALATQQGGDARFALDLLKYGGDIANRGDGRVTETEINQANDMWAREHVDSIVSDFSLKERQVLCAYMELREVADVTSPRTAQIVRRYQTLAGRSKSAEVVSDRTVARYLQSLVDEGLLRSTLHQDKEGTWREYEPAFDSIHYLDALRSDVDRDKIAPHEDLVSMIKQ
- a CDS encoding type II toxin-antitoxin system HicB family antitoxin; amino-acid sequence: MASATRNGDDDFEGVEFIREDDGSITARDTETGLARGGDTRAEALSQLAEVLVLHEGGGEPITDDDLEELGLDPDEFENRELPDFMQ